In one window of Ignavibacteriota bacterium DNA:
- a CDS encoding YbaN family protein: protein MKKIFFLTAGSLSVLFGVIGIVVPLLPTVPFLLLAAYLYAKGSERFYLWLIHHKWLGTILTNYREGKGIPFKIRMYSVLFLWLTIGASVVFLIEDITAKIIMLVVAVGITLRLMLMKSKE, encoded by the coding sequence GTGAAGAAAATTTTTTTCCTTACAGCGGGTTCGCTCTCGGTTCTTTTTGGAGTGATTGGTATAGTCGTGCCCTTGCTTCCGACTGTTCCGTTTTTGTTGCTCGCCGCGTACCTGTACGCAAAAGGTTCGGAACGATTTTATTTGTGGTTAATTCATCACAAATGGCTCGGAACAATTCTTACCAATTATCGGGAAGGAAAAGGGATCCCTTTCAAAATAAGGATGTATTCTGTTTTGTTTCTTTGGCTCACAATCGGTGCGTCCGTCGTTTTTCTTATAGAAGACATCACTGCAAAAATCATTATGCTTGTCGTTGCGGTAGGGATTACGCTTCGGTTGATGTTGATGAAATCGAAGGAATAA
- a CDS encoding DUF2461 domain-containing protein: MKKELLLDADIYPPFEGFPKEGLTFLKQLKKNNTREWFAQHKSEFENLVKLPMQCFIAELKTPMSKLAPEMEVNPKKNIFRIYRDTRFSKDKTPYKTHVAAVFHLKGHWEGSAGYYVHVEPGHIYVGGGIYMPDADQLKKIRAVIAHRPKEFLAVVESAKFKKVFGKIEGEKLQRAPLGFPIDHPMIEWLKHKQFYTGIEWDEKECFTPKFLERVMNVYKDLYPFIRFMNSALGKL, translated from the coding sequence ATGAAAAAAGAACTATTACTCGATGCAGACATCTACCCACCCTTTGAAGGATTTCCAAAAGAGGGATTAACATTTCTCAAGCAATTGAAGAAAAACAACACACGTGAATGGTTTGCGCAACACAAATCGGAGTTTGAGAACCTCGTGAAATTACCGATGCAATGTTTCATCGCCGAGTTGAAAACTCCGATGTCAAAGTTAGCGCCGGAGATGGAAGTAAATCCTAAGAAAAACATTTTCAGGATTTACCGCGACACACGGTTCAGCAAAGACAAGACACCCTACAAAACACACGTCGCCGCAGTGTTTCATCTTAAAGGGCACTGGGAAGGTAGCGCGGGATATTATGTTCACGTGGAGCCGGGACATATTTATGTCGGTGGAGGAATTTACATGCCCGATGCAGACCAACTTAAGAAAATTCGAGCGGTGATTGCTCATCGCCCGAAAGAATTTCTTGCGGTAGTTGAAAGTGCGAAGTTCAAAAAGGTCTTCGGAAAAATTGAGGGAGAAAAACTTCAACGCGCTCCGCTTGGTTTTCCGATTGACCACCCGATGATTGAGTGGCTGAAGCACAAACAGTTTTACACGGGAATCGAATGGGATGAGAAGGAGTGTTTCACGCCGAAGTTTTTGGAGAGGGTGATGAACGTGTATAAAGATTTGTACCCGTTCATTCGATTTATGAACTCTGCACTCGGGAAGTTGTAA